One window of the Chryseotalea sp. WA131a genome contains the following:
- a CDS encoding amidohydrolase family protein gives MQLITGILTCVLAIFVVHVQAQSPKAKNGTFALTNATIETVTKGTINNGSIILANGKIQALGTNVTVPANAEVIDCKGLRIYPGMIDAGGKIGLLEIGQIPQGSDEAEKGDVLPQIKALTAINPNATAIPVTRVSGITTTLVTPDGGLIPGTAALVNLFGYVPDQMFAGFEGVVINFPNTGRRGFFDRRSDDEIKKASEKALQQLNDVWDRAIQFHKLDSATKGKGTTYYPEMQAMLPIVRGTQTLLIEVNAAKDIQAALKWGKEKKVKKLVLMGVSEGWRVADEIAKAGVPVITGPVIALPTRDYDRYDAAYANPGLMKKAGVKVAIRSLEENNGNYRNLPYHAGFAVAYGMDKEEALKAITIVPAEILGVSDKMGSLEIGKIANLFVCDGDPMETKTQIKHVFIDGWQMPMTSRQIELYNEFLKREPGVSKN, from the coding sequence ATGCAACTAATTACCGGAATTTTGACTTGCGTTTTAGCAATCTTTGTCGTTCATGTACAGGCGCAAAGCCCAAAGGCGAAGAACGGAACATTCGCGCTCACCAACGCCACGATTGAAACCGTGACCAAAGGCACGATCAATAACGGATCAATTATATTGGCCAACGGAAAAATTCAAGCGCTCGGCACCAATGTAACGGTTCCAGCCAACGCAGAAGTTATTGATTGTAAAGGGCTGCGCATTTATCCCGGCATGATCGATGCAGGTGGTAAAATTGGTTTGTTAGAAATCGGGCAGATTCCACAAGGCAGCGATGAAGCTGAGAAGGGAGATGTACTTCCGCAGATAAAAGCATTGACAGCGATCAACCCGAATGCAACAGCCATTCCGGTTACACGTGTCAGTGGCATTACCACTACCTTGGTTACACCCGATGGCGGATTAATCCCCGGCACGGCTGCTCTTGTAAATTTATTTGGTTACGTGCCCGACCAGATGTTTGCGGGTTTCGAGGGAGTAGTAATTAACTTTCCGAATACAGGAAGAAGAGGTTTTTTTGATAGAAGATCGGACGATGAAATAAAAAAAGCATCTGAGAAAGCACTGCAACAACTGAACGATGTGTGGGATCGTGCCATTCAATTTCACAAACTCGACAGTGCTACTAAAGGCAAAGGCACAACCTACTATCCTGAAATGCAGGCCATGTTGCCGATTGTCAGGGGAACTCAGACATTGTTGATCGAAGTAAACGCGGCCAAAGATATTCAGGCTGCCTTGAAATGGGGCAAAGAGAAGAAAGTGAAGAAACTCGTTCTAATGGGTGTATCAGAAGGATGGAGAGTGGCAGATGAAATTGCAAAAGCAGGAGTTCCTGTGATTACGGGTCCGGTGATTGCATTACCAACACGCGATTATGATCGATACGATGCTGCCTATGCGAACCCTGGTTTGATGAAAAAAGCGGGTGTGAAGGTAGCCATTCGTTCGTTGGAAGAGAATAATGGAAATTACCGAAACCTGCCTTACCATGCAGGGTTTGCAGTTGCCTATGGTATGGACAAAGAAGAAGCATTGAAAGCCATCACGATTGTGCCTGCGGAAATTTTAGGAGTGAGTGATAAAATGGGTTCCCTTGAAATAGGCAAGATTGCCAACCTTTTTGTGTGTGATGGCGACCCGATGGAGACCAAAACACAAATCAAGCACGTGTTTATTGATGGCTGGCAAATGCCGATGACAAGCCGGCAGATTGAATTATACAACGAGTTTTTGAAACGAGAGCCGGGGGTGAGTAAGAATTAG
- a CDS encoding amidohydrolase: protein MKDDKQIIGSRQLAVGSILTSIFCILASFICYGQVEKGSMLIKNGTVLTITKGTLEQTDILVKDGKIVQVGKSIAAPAGVKVIDASGLFVMPGIIDAHSHIGLDAINEGTNAITPEVHVSDAINPTQISIYRALAGGCTSSHAMHGSANSIGGQCQTIKHRYGTLDQEAMKMEGAPRTIKFALGENPTTHGRRDGTQPQSRMGVEFVIREAFSQAKEYKEAWEKYNANKLVKGFRGTPPTYSLRLETLAEILKGNIIIHCHSYRADEINMMLNVCKDFGIKRITFQHVNEGFKVAPELAAAGAMASVFSDWWQYKLEVYYSTAYNAAILVKNGVVTSINSDDAGMIRNLYHQAGKTQKYGSLSDDEALSLITINPAKQLGIENRVGSIEVGKDGDFAIFKNHPLSIYGVPQYSIVDGLVRFDRAKDNNDMRVWTDPKETIDIPTIHKSYAHDKDNCLQDVDMELADLFNDKK from the coding sequence ATGAAAGATGATAAACAAATAATAGGCAGTAGGCAGTTGGCAGTAGGCAGTATTCTGACTTCTATCTTCTGTATTCTAGCTTCTTTTATATGCTATGGCCAAGTTGAAAAGGGAAGTATGTTGATCAAGAATGGAACAGTACTTACCATCACCAAAGGCACGCTGGAGCAAACGGATATACTGGTTAAAGACGGTAAGATTGTGCAGGTCGGAAAATCGATTGCTGCGCCAGCAGGTGTGAAGGTAATCGATGCTTCGGGTTTATTTGTGATGCCTGGCATTATTGATGCGCACTCACATATTGGATTGGACGCGATTAATGAAGGCACGAACGCCATTACTCCTGAAGTACATGTTTCGGATGCTATCAACCCCACCCAAATCAGTATTTACAGAGCTTTGGCCGGAGGATGCACCTCTTCACATGCCATGCATGGTTCGGCCAATTCCATAGGTGGCCAATGCCAAACCATCAAGCATCGCTACGGCACACTTGATCAAGAGGCGATGAAAATGGAAGGCGCACCTCGCACTATCAAGTTTGCGCTTGGTGAAAACCCAACGACCCACGGTAGGAGAGATGGTACACAACCGCAATCGCGGATGGGCGTGGAGTTTGTGATTCGCGAAGCATTTTCGCAAGCAAAAGAGTACAAAGAGGCTTGGGAAAAATACAATGCAAATAAATTGGTGAAAGGCTTTCGCGGAACACCCCCAACCTACAGTTTGCGGTTAGAGACCTTGGCCGAAATTTTAAAGGGCAACATCATCATCCATTGCCACAGTTACCGTGCCGATGAAATCAATATGATGTTGAACGTGTGCAAAGATTTTGGTATCAAACGAATTACGTTTCAACACGTAAACGAAGGTTTCAAAGTAGCGCCCGAACTAGCGGCTGCTGGCGCCATGGCTTCTGTATTTTCTGATTGGTGGCAGTACAAATTAGAAGTGTATTATTCCACTGCTTACAATGCCGCTATTCTGGTCAAGAATGGTGTGGTTACTTCTATCAATTCAGACGATGCCGGAATGATCCGAAACCTGTATCACCAAGCAGGTAAAACACAAAAATATGGTAGCCTTAGTGATGACGAAGCCTTATCATTAATTACTATCAATCCTGCTAAGCAATTGGGTATAGAAAATAGAGTAGGTTCTATTGAAGTTGGAAAGGATGGAGACTTCGCCATCTTCAAAAATCATCCACTCTCTATTTATGGGGTACCACAATATTCAATTGTAGATGGCCTTGTACGATTTGACCGAGCAAAAGACAATAACGATATGCGTGTGTGGACTGACCCAAAAGAGACAATCGATATCCCCACCATTCATAAGAGCTACGCCCATGACAAAGACAATTGTTTGCAAGATGTAGATATGGAATTGGCCGATTTATTTAACGACAAAAAATGA
- a CDS encoding amidohydrolase family protein, which produces MQNLFLVKKSIALALLFSSTYLFAQEDKELNPVTRTYAITNANIIQSPGRKIEKGTVVVKDGLIQAVGVSVSIPPEAIVIKADSMFVYAGFIDGFSRVGVSKPKEEQKERPKDPGKPTNERAGITPQNDVRNFLNPNDKAIEELRNIGFTVAQVVPYGNLLPGQAAIVSLGAKTADGMVLVSNSAMYSELSTAENVYPATILGVMAKWRDLYRQATAAKSNQSLYASNRVGLERPLSDRSLEAFYPVIDQRMPMIFKAEKMLETQRVMILKNDLKFSLMMGDLKEGWPIINKIKSSGAKVFLSLDLPEEVKKDDKKEKEEPKKEDQPKSEGELEKEALEKRKADAIANFIGQAASFSKAGVPFGFSVMSAKPKDIPTNLRRMIAAGLSEDAALASLTTTPAQLLGLSDRMGSIDNGKMANLVITDKSYFNEKAKVRYVFADGNLYKMEVKETKKTDPNAKVEIQGSWSTTTDSPQGKSTNKVAFKKEGSNYSGTISGGRLPNEVSLKSVTLEGNSLTYTYTLNFGGRSVDVEVSATVEGDAFKGNANVGQFGSFTIEGKKDPK; this is translated from the coding sequence ATGCAAAATTTATTTCTGGTTAAGAAGTCAATAGCGCTCGCACTATTGTTCTCTTCCACTTATTTGTTCGCCCAAGAAGATAAGGAACTGAATCCGGTAACTCGTACCTACGCTATTACTAATGCCAACATCATTCAATCACCAGGGCGTAAAATCGAAAAAGGAACCGTAGTGGTGAAAGATGGATTGATCCAAGCAGTTGGTGTCTCAGTATCCATTCCACCAGAGGCAATTGTTATCAAGGCCGATTCAATGTTTGTGTACGCAGGCTTCATCGATGGCTTCTCTCGCGTGGGGGTGAGCAAACCAAAAGAAGAACAGAAGGAGCGTCCCAAAGATCCGGGCAAACCGACCAATGAACGCGCGGGCATCACCCCACAGAATGATGTGCGTAATTTTTTAAACCCAAATGACAAAGCAATTGAAGAGCTGCGGAATATTGGCTTTACCGTAGCACAAGTAGTGCCTTACGGGAATTTATTGCCCGGTCAAGCAGCCATTGTTTCGTTGGGCGCTAAGACTGCCGATGGAATGGTGTTGGTTAGCAATTCTGCCATGTATTCTGAATTATCGACAGCAGAAAACGTGTACCCCGCCACGATTCTTGGTGTGATGGCCAAGTGGCGCGATTTGTATAGACAAGCCACGGCTGCAAAGTCAAATCAAAGTTTGTATGCCTCCAATCGGGTAGGGCTGGAGCGCCCCCTTTCGGACAGATCGCTAGAAGCATTTTATCCGGTTATCGACCAACGCATGCCTATGATTTTCAAAGCAGAAAAAATGTTGGAAACGCAACGTGTCATGATTTTAAAAAATGATTTAAAGTTTTCCTTGATGATGGGTGATTTGAAAGAAGGATGGCCCATCATCAATAAAATAAAAAGTTCAGGGGCTAAGGTCTTTTTATCTCTTGATTTACCCGAGGAGGTGAAAAAAGATGACAAGAAAGAAAAAGAAGAACCTAAAAAAGAAGATCAACCCAAGTCTGAGGGCGAACTAGAAAAGGAAGCGCTGGAGAAAAGAAAAGCTGATGCTATTGCGAACTTCATTGGGCAAGCTGCCAGCTTTAGCAAAGCTGGGGTTCCGTTTGGCTTTTCTGTTATGAGTGCCAAACCAAAAGATATACCGACTAACCTTAGGCGCATGATTGCCGCAGGATTATCGGAAGATGCAGCGCTAGCCTCTCTGACAACGACACCTGCTCAATTGCTAGGGTTAAGTGATCGGATGGGGTCCATCGATAATGGAAAAATGGCCAACCTCGTGATCACCGATAAGTCGTACTTCAACGAAAAAGCAAAAGTTCGTTATGTGTTTGCCGATGGCAATCTCTACAAGATGGAAGTCAAGGAGACTAAAAAAACTGACCCGAATGCAAAGGTGGAAATTCAAGGAAGCTGGTCTACCACTACCGATAGCCCGCAGGGAAAGTCAACCAACAAGGTCGCTTTCAAGAAAGAAGGCAGCAATTATTCGGGCACTATTTCGGGTGGCCGACTTCCTAATGAAGTGTCTCTAAAATCAGTAACGCTGGAAGGTAATTCACTTACATATACGTACACGTTAAATTTTGGTGGACGCTCCGTAGATGTAGAAGTGTCGGCAACCGTTGAAGGCGATGCGTTTAAAGGCAATGCAAATGTTGGTCAGTTCGGTAGCTTTACAATTGAAGGCAAGAAAGACCCGAAGTAA
- a CDS encoding tetratricopeptide repeat protein: protein MTKPLFILSAYIAVSVTVFSQTRYDSLMNLANQTHQDSSRVILLNEASIALRESDSNKALEITQQARMLAEKLQFNRGIAMTLANIGWINYRQGIYSEALSLSMEALKIDRQLGDNKEISNCLNNIGAITFEQKKFDDALKSFKEAYAYSTKINYTIGMNRSLNNIAFCFLRLKKLDSARHYTQRSINEFTNSNFAPFSKRLLGDIALEEKNYGEALGYYEDCLRSAVVQKNNFLVASTQYRIAKTYNKLKNPDKALQILFQNIEVAKKYNYKSELESSYLVMAESYSLKNDLAKAMEYQTLHYQLKDSLSEQRRGELTENIQSKYQSEIKNAQIELLTRDSLIKGNELKAQRILMYVGIGILIVLAILIFNLLQSNQRNKMANSLLSKQNELINDQSNQLEALNKTKDKILSIISHDMRSPLAGLKGIVNLMSTDSISQEEFIEVSKNLRKNLDYVYNDLDNLLHWANAQVKGIRPQFERVSVQDVVMEKVNLFAEVAKNKSIQIDLNIAANLYVWADINHLRLVFRNLLSNAIKFSAPHSKIEVNAFDEGKIVRMEVKDFGIGMSEEEIQKLFMIENHFTRMGTQNEKGIGLGLILVKEFVETNKGSIAVQSHERKGTTFTVTMESQPA, encoded by the coding sequence ATGACCAAACCCCTTTTTATACTATCTGCTTACATAGCTGTGTCGGTTACGGTGTTCTCTCAAACTAGGTACGACAGTTTGATGAACTTGGCCAACCAAACCCATCAAGATTCTTCGCGCGTAATCTTATTGAACGAGGCCTCCATTGCTTTGCGCGAGTCGGATAGCAACAAAGCTTTAGAGATAACACAGCAGGCAAGAATGCTGGCCGAAAAGCTACAGTTTAATAGGGGCATTGCTATGACATTGGCCAACATTGGGTGGATCAATTACCGTCAAGGCATTTATTCTGAAGCCCTTTCGCTCTCTATGGAAGCCCTAAAAATTGACCGTCAATTGGGTGACAATAAAGAGATTTCAAACTGCCTGAACAACATAGGTGCAATTACCTTCGAGCAAAAAAAGTTCGATGATGCTTTGAAAAGTTTTAAAGAAGCGTATGCTTATTCAACGAAGATTAATTATACAATAGGTATGAACAGAAGCTTGAATAACATTGCTTTTTGTTTTTTGCGCCTTAAGAAATTAGACTCTGCTCGCCATTACACGCAACGTTCAATCAATGAATTTACCAACAGTAATTTTGCCCCATTCTCAAAACGCCTTTTGGGTGACATCGCTCTGGAAGAGAAAAATTATGGTGAGGCATTGGGCTATTACGAGGATTGTTTGCGATCTGCAGTGGTGCAAAAAAATAATTTTTTGGTTGCTTCTACCCAATATAGAATCGCCAAGACTTATAATAAACTAAAAAACCCTGACAAGGCTTTGCAGATACTATTCCAAAATATTGAGGTTGCTAAAAAATACAATTATAAAAGTGAATTAGAGTCCAGCTATTTGGTAATGGCAGAATCGTATTCATTAAAAAATGATTTAGCCAAAGCAATGGAGTACCAAACGTTGCATTACCAATTAAAAGATTCTCTTTCTGAACAACGGAGAGGAGAACTAACCGAGAATATCCAATCAAAATACCAATCAGAAATTAAGAATGCTCAGATTGAATTGCTGACAAGAGATTCGTTGATTAAGGGAAATGAATTGAAGGCTCAGCGAATATTGATGTATGTGGGTATAGGTATTCTGATTGTGTTAGCCATTTTGATCTTCAATCTTTTGCAAAGCAATCAACGAAACAAAATGGCCAACTCCTTGCTTTCAAAACAAAATGAATTGATCAACGATCAGTCTAACCAATTGGAAGCACTTAACAAAACAAAGGATAAAATCCTATCGATTATTAGTCATGATATGCGAAGCCCGTTGGCGGGATTGAAAGGCATTGTCAACTTGATGAGTACGGATAGCATTTCGCAAGAAGAGTTTATTGAAGTTTCAAAAAATCTGCGCAAAAACCTCGACTATGTTTACAATGATTTAGATAACCTTCTTCATTGGGCCAACGCTCAAGTAAAGGGTATTCGGCCACAGTTTGAACGTGTTTCCGTTCAGGACGTGGTGATGGAGAAGGTGAACCTGTTCGCAGAAGTGGCAAAGAATAAATCTATCCAAATTGATTTAAATATTGCTGCGAATCTTTATGTGTGGGCCGATATTAATCATTTGAGGTTAGTGTTTCGCAACCTCCTCAGCAATGCCATTAAATTCAGTGCGCCTCATTCAAAAATCGAAGTAAACGCTTTCGATGAAGGCAAAATCGTACGCATGGAGGTAAAAGATTTTGGGATCGGTATGAGCGAGGAAGAAATTCAAAAGTTATTCATGATTGAAAACCATTTCACTCGAATGGGCACGCAAAATGAAAAAGGTATTGGCCTCGGTTTGATTTTAGTCAAGGAGTTTGTGGAGACCAACAAAGGGTCTATCGCAGTTCAAAGCCATGAAAGAAAGGGAACCACCTTTACCGTAACGATGGAAAGCCAACCTGCCTAA
- a CDS encoding zinc-dependent metalloprotease produces MKKYEGYFEYYYDEKQDKIFLLIDKFDTEVLHIESLTAAIGSNDIGLDRNQLGKERIVKFEKRGNKVLLIEQNYFYRARSNHEAERKAVEESFAQSVLWGFVSIAEEGNKVLVDASDFLLQDVHDVVGTLKAQNQGTYSLDKSRSAFYLPRTKNFANNSEFEVTLTFTGQATGNYIRSVTPTPTSVTVREHHSFVQLPDGNFKPRKFDPRAGYFTFSFYDYATPISEPLEKRWITRHRLEKKDPTASISESVKPIVYYMDPGAPEPIRSALMDGAQWWNQAFEAAGYKDAFQVKVLPEGADPMDVRYNMINWVHRSTRGWSYGSSVTDPRTGEIIKGHVTLGSLRVRQDFLIAEGLLAPYEEGLPVSKEMEQMALARLRQLAAHEVGHTLGLAHAYSSSAENLASVMDYPHPMAKLVNGKIDLSEAYDTKIGVFDKVSIAYGYQHFPQGTDEDKALNDILQKSLKAGLTFLSDQDARPQGGAHPYAHLWDNGKDPVDELNRVMEIRQVALKNFGEKNIKMGAPMAMLEEVLVPMYFFHRYQAEAAVKMIGGLNYRYALRGDGQPITELLSPPQEQKALEALLKTVHPSALTLPESLLKIIPPRPIGYSRHRELIKIKTELTFDPLSAAETAADMTFSLILHPARANRLVEQHTREAKLPSLENVIDQMVTATIKSAPRTGLESSVQMAVNIALISNLASLALNKDALGQTKSIIHFKITQLIAWLSTRATADDGWRAHYSYLAEKLTQLQDDPDEYKEENVLPPPPGMPIGDMDLDFCGEFRKP; encoded by the coding sequence ATGAAAAAATACGAAGGTTACTTTGAGTATTATTATGATGAGAAGCAAGACAAAATCTTTTTGCTGATTGATAAGTTTGATACTGAAGTACTGCATATTGAATCGTTGACGGCCGCCATTGGCTCAAACGATATTGGGCTGGACCGCAATCAGCTAGGCAAAGAGAGGATTGTGAAATTTGAAAAACGAGGGAACAAAGTTCTACTGATTGAACAAAATTATTTCTATCGTGCCAGAAGCAACCATGAAGCCGAGCGCAAGGCGGTAGAAGAATCTTTTGCGCAATCCGTCCTCTGGGGCTTTGTGTCGATTGCAGAAGAGGGCAACAAAGTTTTGGTAGATGCCTCTGATTTTTTGTTGCAAGACGTTCACGATGTTGTGGGCACATTAAAGGCACAGAATCAAGGCACTTATTCGCTTGATAAATCTCGTTCTGCATTTTACCTGCCGCGCACCAAAAATTTTGCGAATAATTCCGAGTTTGAGGTAACGCTTACGTTCACCGGACAAGCTACCGGTAATTATATTCGCAGTGTAACCCCTACACCCACTAGCGTTACTGTTCGTGAACATCATTCATTTGTACAATTGCCTGATGGAAATTTTAAGCCTCGCAAGTTCGATCCGCGTGCCGGATATTTTACTTTTTCGTTTTATGATTACGCAACCCCCATCAGCGAGCCGCTCGAAAAAAGATGGATCACACGCCATCGTTTAGAAAAGAAGGACCCAACTGCTTCCATTAGTGAATCCGTCAAGCCAATTGTGTATTATATGGATCCGGGTGCACCCGAGCCCATTCGCTCGGCATTGATGGATGGTGCCCAGTGGTGGAACCAAGCTTTTGAAGCGGCCGGTTATAAAGATGCTTTCCAGGTAAAAGTATTGCCCGAAGGTGCAGACCCAATGGATGTGCGCTACAATATGATTAATTGGGTACATCGATCCACACGCGGGTGGTCGTATGGAAGTAGTGTAACTGACCCGCGCACAGGAGAAATTATCAAAGGTCATGTTACGTTGGGTTCGCTACGGGTGCGTCAAGATTTTTTAATTGCCGAAGGGTTGCTTGCTCCGTATGAAGAAGGCCTACCAGTTTCAAAGGAAATGGAACAAATGGCACTGGCGCGCTTGCGTCAATTGGCTGCGCACGAAGTAGGCCATACACTGGGCTTGGCGCATGCTTATTCTTCAAGTGCAGAAAATTTGGCATCGGTGATGGATTACCCGCACCCCATGGCTAAATTGGTAAATGGCAAAATTGATTTGAGTGAAGCGTACGATACCAAAATTGGTGTGTTTGATAAAGTTTCGATTGCGTATGGCTATCAACATTTCCCGCAAGGAACAGATGAAGACAAAGCGTTGAATGACATACTTCAAAAATCATTGAAAGCCGGGCTTACTTTTTTATCCGATCAAGATGCGCGACCGCAAGGCGGGGCACACCCTTACGCACATTTGTGGGACAATGGCAAAGACCCGGTAGATGAATTGAATCGTGTGATGGAAATCAGGCAGGTAGCATTGAAAAATTTTGGTGAGAAAAATATTAAAATGGGTGCCCCCATGGCGATGTTGGAGGAAGTGCTGGTGCCGATGTATTTCTTTCATCGTTACCAAGCTGAAGCGGCCGTAAAAATGATTGGCGGATTAAATTATCGGTATGCCTTGCGTGGAGATGGGCAACCGATCACCGAATTGCTATCGCCACCACAAGAACAGAAAGCGTTGGAAGCATTATTGAAAACTGTGCACCCTTCAGCACTTACTCTCCCAGAAAGTTTATTGAAGATCATTCCTCCACGGCCCATCGGTTATTCGCGTCACCGCGAACTGATTAAAATCAAAACAGAACTTACCTTCGATCCGCTCTCCGCGGCCGAAACAGCAGCCGACATGACGTTTAGTTTGATACTACACCCCGCACGTGCCAATCGGTTGGTTGAACAGCACACACGTGAAGCCAAGTTGCCGTCCTTGGAAAATGTAATCGATCAAATGGTAACAGCCACTATTAAAAGTGCACCCCGAACGGGTTTGGAGTCATCTGTTCAAATGGCTGTAAACATTGCGTTGATTTCGAACTTGGCAAGTCTGGCTCTAAATAAAGACGCATTGGGTCAAACCAAATCTATCATTCACTTTAAGATTACACAGCTAATAGCTTGGTTAAGTACTAGAGCTACAGCCGATGATGGCTGGAGAGCACATTATTCGTATTTGGCAGAAAAGTTAACACAATTGCAAGACGATCCGGACGAATACAAGGAAGAGAATGTGTTGCCACCACCTCCTGGCATGCCTATAGGCGATATGGATTTGGATTTTTGTGGAGAGTTTAGAAAACCCTGA
- a CDS encoding SDR family NAD(P)-dependent oxidoreductase, with translation MQKRIALITGATSGIGEATAILLANNNFDLILCGRRKDRLQALEKSLGSLTKVTTLAFDVRNLNDVKSAVHSLSSEWKSIDVLINNAGNAHGLDPIQTGSTEDWDAMIDINVKGLLYVSKEVMLGMISRAKGHIVNIGSIAGKEVYPNGNVYCASKHAVDAITNGMRMDLNPYGIKVTGIHPGLVETEFSIVRFKGDETRAATVYKGLNPLTGKDIAELILFTITRPAHVVVADMIVLPTAQASATVVKRNV, from the coding sequence ATGCAAAAGAGAATTGCACTCATTACAGGAGCTACTTCCGGAATTGGCGAAGCCACTGCTATTTTATTGGCGAATAACAATTTTGATTTGATTCTATGTGGTCGCAGAAAAGACCGATTGCAAGCGTTGGAGAAAAGCTTGGGTTCGCTTACCAAGGTTACCACTCTTGCTTTCGATGTCCGAAATCTGAATGACGTAAAATCTGCCGTCCATTCTTTATCAAGTGAATGGAAATCAATTGATGTATTGATTAACAATGCTGGTAATGCTCATGGACTGGATCCTATCCAAACCGGAAGCACAGAAGATTGGGATGCGATGATAGACATCAATGTAAAAGGTCTGCTATACGTTTCTAAAGAGGTTATGCTGGGTATGATTTCAAGAGCGAAAGGGCACATCGTAAATATTGGTTCCATTGCTGGAAAAGAAGTGTACCCCAACGGTAACGTTTATTGTGCAAGCAAACATGCCGTGGATGCCATCACTAATGGAATGCGAATGGATTTAAATCCTTACGGCATCAAAGTAACGGGGATTCATCCGGGTTTGGTGGAAACTGAATTTTCGATTGTACGCTTTAAAGGGGATGAGACGCGCGCAGCCACTGTGTATAAAGGCTTAAATCCGCTTACTGGAAAAGATATTGCTGAGTTGATTTTGTTTACCATTACACGGCCTGCCCATGTAGTAGTGGCCGATATGATTGTGTTGCCCACCGCGCAAGCAAGCGCTACTGTGGTAAAAAGGAATGTTTAA
- a CDS encoding PorT family protein, protein MQAINIWSKFALHRHQIVAVSFLLLLTSAAQAQLFRWARQHNPNYDERKISYGFSIGLHTSSYQVNYSEKFIAKAYDTLSSIQPQFFPGFSLGFLVNYRLNEFFDLRLMPKAGFYSHRLTYYFTKRTTQYQMVESTLVEFPLLLKFKSMRRGNVRMYMIGGLTPAFEISGKNDVGNASATLPIVRRNISLDAGIGFDFYFPLFKFSPEIRFSRGISNMLGDESNYYKDPISRLNTNTIGVYLIFQ, encoded by the coding sequence ATGCAGGCCATTAACATTTGGAGTAAGTTCGCTCTACACCGGCATCAAATAGTAGCCGTTTCGTTTTTGCTCTTGCTTACTTCGGCTGCGCAGGCGCAATTGTTTCGCTGGGCTCGGCAGCACAATCCCAATTATGACGAGCGAAAAATCAGCTATGGGTTTTCAATCGGCTTGCATACCAGTTCGTATCAGGTAAACTATTCTGAGAAATTTATCGCAAAGGCCTACGATACATTGTCGTCTATTCAGCCACAATTTTTCCCCGGTTTTTCATTGGGCTTTTTGGTCAATTATCGACTCAACGAGTTTTTTGATTTGCGGCTCATGCCAAAGGCTGGTTTCTATTCTCACCGACTTACCTATTACTTTACCAAACGCACCACGCAATATCAAATGGTGGAATCTACATTGGTGGAATTTCCGCTATTGCTAAAATTCAAATCAATGAGGCGTGGCAATGTGCGCATGTATATGATAGGGGGGTTAACACCCGCATTTGAAATCTCTGGTAAGAACGATGTTGGAAATGCTTCTGCCACTCTCCCAATCGTGCGAAGAAATATAAGCTTGGATGCTGGCATTGGCTTCGATTTTTATTTTCCTCTTTTCAAATTTTCTCCTGAAATTCGATTTTCGAGAGGCATTTCAAACATGTTGGGCGATGAGTCAAATTATTACAAAGACCCCATCAGCCGATTGAACACAAACACCATTGGTGTCTATCTTATCTTCCAATAA
- the ubiE gene encoding bifunctional demethylmenaquinone methyltransferase/2-methoxy-6-polyprenyl-1,4-benzoquinol methylase UbiE, which yields MFNSISGTYDFLNHFLSFGIDIIWRRKAIDTLKELHPKLILDVATGTGDFAIEALSLNPEKVVGIDISEGMLQVGRKKMVDKGHNKIISMQTADSENLPFADNNFDAIIVAFGVRNFENLKKGLAEMHRVLKPGGKVVILECSNPRSPWFRPFYLFYFKVITPLVGKIFSKDSAAYSYLPESVSAFPDGKNFTDILEAVGYKKTTCRPLTFGVSSLYTGIK from the coding sequence ATGTTCAACTCCATCAGTGGTACCTACGATTTTTTGAATCACTTTTTGAGTTTTGGCATTGATATTATTTGGCGAAGAAAAGCAATTGATACATTGAAGGAATTGCACCCCAAGTTAATACTAGATGTTGCCACAGGTACAGGCGATTTTGCGATTGAAGCGCTGAGTCTGAATCCTGAGAAAGTGGTTGGTATTGATATCTCCGAAGGTATGCTGCAGGTGGGAAGAAAGAAAATGGTGGACAAAGGCCACAACAAAATTATTTCGATGCAAACGGCCGATTCAGAAAATCTACCCTTTGCTGACAATAATTTCGATGCGATCATCGTTGCCTTTGGTGTACGCAATTTTGAGAATCTAAAAAAGGGATTGGCAGAGATGCACCGGGTATTAAAGCCAGGAGGAAAGGTGGTGATTTTGGAATGTTCCAATCCTCGGTCACCTTGGTTTCGTCCTTTCTACTTGTTTTATTTCAAGGTGATTACACCCTTGGTTGGAAAAATATTTTCAAAAGATTCAGCAGCTTATTCGTACCTTCCCGAGTCGGTAAGTGCCTTTCCAGACGGTAAAAATTTTACCGACATTTTGGAAGCTGTTGGATATAAAAAAACTACATGCAGGCCATTAACATTTGGAGTAAGTTCGCTCTACACCGGCATCAAATAG